The following proteins are co-located in the Mycolicibacterium goodii genome:
- the adnB gene encoding ATP-dependent DNA helicase AdnB produces the protein MQARYSPAELSAALGLFPPTDEQAAVIAAPPGPLVVIAGAGAGKTETMAARVVWLVANGFATPSQVLGLTFTRKAAGQLLRRVRTRLARLAGAGLAPDPGAADESATVSTYHAFAGTLLREHGLLLPVEPDTRLLSETELWQLAYDVVCAHPGRLDTEKTPAAVTAMVLRLSGALAEHLVDTDQLRDTHVELERLVHTLPPGPYQRDRGPSQWLLRMLATQTERTELVPLIDALHQRMRAEKAMDFGMQMAAAARLAARFPQVGVQLRQRFRVVLLDEYQDTGHAQRVALSSLFGGGADDGLALTAVGDPIQSIYGWRGASATNLPRFTTDFPYSDGTPAPTLELRTSWRNPPSTLHVANAVSAEARRRSVSVRALRPRPDAQPGTIRCALLNNVTAERDWVADHLARAYHGAIGRGEAPPTAAVLVRRNADAAPMAEALTARGVPVEVVGVAGLLAVPEVADLVAMLRLVADPTAGSAVMRILVGPRWRFGARDITALWRRAVELDDRPKGELSTADIVAQAAPDADTACLADAICDPGDPEQYSPAGYERIVALGRELTMLRAHLGHPLPELVAEVRRVLGLDAEARAARPVAAGWSGTENLDRFSDLVADFAGRAGASVSALLAYLDAAVEVENGLAPAELTVSNDRVQILTVHAAKGLEWQVVAVPHLSGRVFPSTAQARTWLTDASDLPPLLRGDRATESEIGVPVLDTSDIYDRKILSDKISDHKKSLDQRRVDEERRLLYVAITRAEDTLLLSGHHWGATESKPRGPSEFLCEVKTIIDEAAAAGTPCGEIEQWAPDPAPGEVNPLRDQVVEALWPPVATADDDVHRGAALVAAAMSGEVTADADQEGWAADVDALLAERERGPQQVDAELPGQLSVSTLVELSRDPKAALARLRRRLPQRPDPHALLGTTFHEWVQRFFHAERLFDLDDLPGAVDSDSGRATEQSLAELQDAFIQSPWAARTPVEVEVPFDMVLDDTVVRGRIDAVFAEPDGTTTVLDWKTGDPPDTPEAKEHAAVQLAVYRLAWAALRGCPPESVRAAFHYVRSGQTVIPETLPDADELVKLLATPAVDPSAADEN, from the coding sequence GTGCAGGCCCGATACAGCCCGGCCGAACTCTCGGCTGCCCTCGGCCTGTTCCCACCCACCGACGAGCAGGCCGCGGTGATCGCCGCACCGCCGGGCCCGCTTGTGGTGATCGCAGGCGCCGGTGCAGGCAAGACCGAGACCATGGCCGCACGCGTGGTGTGGTTGGTGGCCAACGGTTTCGCCACGCCGTCGCAGGTGCTCGGCCTGACGTTCACGCGCAAGGCCGCGGGCCAGCTGCTGCGCCGGGTGCGCACCCGCCTGGCGCGCCTCGCCGGTGCCGGACTGGCACCGGACCCGGGCGCGGCCGACGAGTCCGCGACGGTCAGCACCTACCACGCGTTCGCAGGCACCCTGCTGCGTGAGCACGGCCTGCTGCTGCCGGTCGAACCCGACACCCGGCTGCTCAGCGAGACCGAGCTGTGGCAACTGGCCTACGACGTGGTGTGCGCGCATCCGGGTCGGCTCGACACCGAGAAAACCCCCGCGGCGGTCACCGCGATGGTGCTGCGGCTCTCGGGGGCGCTCGCGGAGCATCTGGTGGACACCGACCAGCTGCGCGACACGCACGTCGAGTTGGAACGGCTCGTCCACACCTTGCCGCCGGGGCCATATCAACGTGACCGCGGGCCCAGCCAGTGGCTGCTGCGCATGCTGGCCACGCAGACCGAACGCACCGAACTCGTTCCGCTCATCGACGCGCTGCACCAGCGGATGCGGGCCGAGAAGGCCATGGACTTCGGCATGCAGATGGCCGCGGCCGCGCGGCTGGCGGCCCGGTTTCCCCAGGTGGGTGTGCAACTGCGGCAGCGCTTTCGGGTTGTGCTGCTCGATGAGTACCAGGACACCGGCCACGCCCAGCGCGTCGCGTTGTCGTCGTTGTTCGGCGGCGGAGCCGACGACGGTCTCGCGCTCACCGCGGTGGGGGATCCGATCCAGTCGATCTACGGCTGGCGCGGGGCCTCGGCGACCAACTTGCCGCGGTTCACCACCGACTTCCCGTACTCCGACGGCACCCCCGCGCCCACGCTGGAGCTGAGGACGAGTTGGCGGAACCCGCCCAGCACACTGCACGTCGCCAATGCGGTCTCGGCAGAGGCCCGCCGCCGCTCGGTGTCCGTCCGCGCGCTACGGCCCCGGCCCGACGCGCAACCGGGCACGATCCGCTGTGCCCTGCTCAACAACGTGACAGCCGAACGTGATTGGGTGGCCGATCATCTGGCCCGCGCCTACCACGGCGCCATCGGACGCGGCGAGGCCCCACCCACCGCCGCGGTGTTGGTGCGTCGCAACGCCGACGCCGCGCCGATGGCCGAGGCGCTCACCGCGCGTGGTGTGCCCGTCGAGGTGGTCGGGGTCGCCGGGCTGCTCGCGGTGCCCGAGGTGGCCGACCTGGTGGCGATGCTGCGACTGGTGGCCGACCCCACGGCCGGTTCCGCCGTGATGCGGATCCTCGTCGGTCCGCGGTGGCGGTTCGGTGCCCGCGACATCACCGCGTTGTGGCGCAGGGCCGTCGAACTCGACGACCGGCCGAAAGGTGAGCTGAGCACCGCCGACATCGTCGCGCAGGCCGCGCCCGACGCCGACACCGCGTGCCTGGCCGATGCGATCTGCGATCCCGGTGACCCCGAACAATATTCGCCCGCCGGATACGAACGCATCGTCGCGCTGGGACGTGAACTCACGATGCTGCGGGCACATCTGGGCCATCCGCTGCCGGAACTGGTCGCCGAGGTGCGCCGGGTGCTGGGCCTGGACGCCGAAGCCCGAGCGGCCCGTCCGGTGGCCGCGGGATGGTCGGGCACCGAGAACCTGGACCGGTTCAGCGATCTGGTGGCCGATTTCGCCGGCCGCGCAGGCGCGTCGGTGTCGGCGCTGCTGGCGTATCTGGATGCCGCCGTCGAGGTCGAGAACGGTTTGGCCCCTGCCGAACTCACGGTGTCGAACGACCGGGTGCAGATCCTCACGGTGCACGCGGCCAAGGGGCTCGAATGGCAGGTGGTGGCGGTGCCGCATCTCAGCGGCCGGGTGTTCCCGTCGACCGCGCAGGCGCGGACCTGGCTCACCGACGCCTCCGATCTGCCGCCGCTGCTGCGCGGTGACCGTGCCACCGAGTCCGAGATCGGCGTCCCGGTGCTGGACACCTCCGACATCTACGATCGAAAGATCCTCTCCGACAAGATTTCCGACCACAAGAAAAGCCTCGACCAGCGGCGGGTGGACGAGGAACGCCGGCTGCTGTACGTCGCGATCACCCGCGCCGAGGACACGCTGCTGCTGTCCGGGCACCACTGGGGCGCCACCGAGAGCAAGCCGCGTGGGCCGTCGGAGTTCCTGTGCGAGGTGAAGACCATCATCGACGAGGCTGCCGCGGCGGGCACGCCGTGCGGCGAGATCGAGCAGTGGGCACCGGATCCCGCGCCAGGGGAGGTCAATCCGTTGCGGGATCAGGTGGTGGAGGCGCTGTGGCCGCCGGTGGCGACCGCCGATGACGATGTGCACCGTGGTGCGGCGCTGGTCGCCGCGGCCATGTCCGGTGAGGTCACCGCCGATGCCGATCAGGAGGGCTGGGCGGCCGACGTCGATGCGCTGCTGGCCGAACGGGAGCGCGGACCGCAGCAGGTGGACGCCGAACTGCCCGGTCAGCTGTCGGTGAGCACACTGGTCGAGCTCAGCCGTGACCCGAAGGCCGCGCTGGCGCGGCTACGCCGCAGGCTGCCGCAACGACCCGATCCACATGCCTTGCTGGGCACCACTTTTCACGAGTGGGTGCAGCGCTTCTTCCACGCCGAACGGTTGTTCGACCTCGACGATCTGCCCGGTGCGGTGGACAGTGACAGCGGGCGGGCCACCGAGCAGAGCCTGGCCGAACTGCAGGACGCGTTCATCCAATCCCCGTGGGCGGCGCGCACCCCGGTGGAGGTCGAGGTGCCGTTCGACATGGTCCTCGACGACACCGTGGTGCGGGGCCGCATCGACGCGGTGTTCGCCGAACCCGACGGCACCACCACGGTTCTGGACTGGAAGACCGGTGACCCGCCGGACACACCGGAAGCCAAGGAGCATGCGGCGGTTCAGCTCGCGGTGTACCGGCTCGCGTGGGCCGCGCTGCGGGGCTGCCCACCCGAATCGGTGCGGGCGGCGTTCCACTATGTGCGGTCCGGTCAGACCGTCATCCCCGAGACCCTGCCCGACGCAGACGAACTCGTGAAGTTGCTCGCCACGCCGGCCGTCGACCCGTCGGCCGCGGACGAAAACTGA
- a CDS encoding ATP-dependent helicase gives MTAHHVESASQTAAALLEPGSSGVVRLLGGPGTGKSSLLVDTAVAHILAGVDPESVLLLTGSARLRTAARAAVTARLLGAGTVGVVREPLVRTVHSYAFAVLRLAAQRNGDPPPRLITSAEQDGIIRELLAGDLEDGHRSLVGWPEQLWPALTTAGFATELRDLMARCTERGVDPVALQRLGRSAKRPEWLAAGRFAQAYEQIMLLRSAVGMAAPQATVPALGAAELVGAALEALGADDELLDTERNRIKLLLVDDAQHLDPQAARLVRALAAGTGLTVIAGDPDQSVFGYRGADPVLLRDDTHPSVTLTQSHRCAPEIASAITGLGRRLPGVGETRHWTGNPEREGTVTVRLAASTHAEGTMIADALRRAHLVDGVPWSQMAVIVRSVPRVGIALARALTVAGVPVQENGSDVPVAQHAAPAALLTVLEVTAAGHLDADSAVQLLTGPIGRVDPVTLRQLRRALRRIDGSQPPRDFGDLLVDAIEHEPKGLSAEHARPLRRLRAVLTAARRSDASGADPRYTLWQTWHASGLQRRWLAASERGGSVGAQADRDLDAVTTLFDVADQYVNRTAGASLRGLVDHFSRLGAAVATAESTTPTEAVAVFSAHGALSGEWDFVVIAGLQEGLWPNMIPRGGVLGTQHLVDVLDGVADIAGQTVSTRAPLVAEERRLLMAAMGRARSRLLITAVDSDTGDESLLPSPFCAEVAAWATEPVAEPPLVAPRVLAPSALVGRLRAVVCAPDGAVDDDARACAATQLARLAAAGVPGADPAQWHAMTPMSTDEPLWTEPGHVVTLSPSTLQMLTDCPLRWLLERHGGDDGRDVRSTVGSLVHALVSEPGRTESQLVNELEKVWAELPFDARWYADNELARHRAMLETFTRWREDTRRQLTEVATEIPVEGIVVEPGENTPGVKVRGRLDRLERDEAGRLVVVDLKTGKSPVTKDDAQNHAQLAMYQLAVAAGLLDHGDEPGGGKLVYLGKAGAAGATEREQDPLTPDKRADWLETVGGAAAATAGPQFVARVNSGCANCPVRSSCPAQGSRERP, from the coding sequence ATGACCGCACACCACGTCGAGTCCGCGTCGCAGACCGCCGCCGCCCTCCTGGAGCCGGGCAGCAGCGGTGTGGTGCGCCTGCTGGGCGGCCCGGGGACGGGCAAGAGCTCGCTGCTGGTCGACACCGCGGTCGCCCACATCCTCGCCGGTGTCGACCCGGAATCGGTTCTTCTGCTGACCGGTTCGGCGCGCCTGCGCACCGCCGCGCGGGCCGCGGTCACCGCGCGGCTGCTCGGTGCAGGCACCGTCGGTGTGGTCCGTGAACCGCTCGTGCGCACCGTGCACTCGTACGCGTTCGCGGTGCTGCGGCTGGCCGCCCAGCGCAACGGGGATCCGCCGCCGCGCCTGATCACCAGCGCCGAACAGGACGGCATCATCCGTGAGCTGCTGGCCGGTGACCTGGAGGACGGGCACCGTTCGCTGGTCGGCTGGCCCGAACAGCTGTGGCCGGCCCTGACCACCGCCGGTTTCGCCACCGAGCTGCGCGACCTGATGGCGCGCTGCACCGAGCGCGGCGTGGATCCGGTTGCGCTGCAACGGCTCGGGCGCAGCGCGAAGCGTCCCGAGTGGCTGGCCGCGGGGCGTTTCGCGCAGGCCTACGAGCAGATCATGCTGCTGCGCTCGGCCGTCGGCATGGCCGCGCCGCAGGCCACCGTCCCGGCCCTGGGCGCCGCCGAGCTGGTCGGCGCAGCGCTCGAGGCCCTGGGTGCCGACGACGAACTGCTCGACACCGAGCGCAACCGCATCAAGCTGCTGCTGGTCGACGATGCGCAGCACCTCGACCCGCAGGCCGCGCGGCTGGTACGGGCACTGGCCGCGGGCACCGGGCTCACCGTCATCGCCGGTGACCCCGACCAGTCGGTGTTCGGCTACCGCGGAGCCGATCCGGTGCTGCTGCGCGACGACACCCACCCGTCGGTCACATTGACGCAGTCGCACCGCTGCGCCCCCGAGATCGCGTCGGCCATCACCGGTCTCGGGCGACGCCTGCCCGGCGTCGGCGAGACGCGGCACTGGACGGGCAACCCGGAGCGTGAGGGCACGGTCACGGTGCGCCTGGCCGCCTCGACCCACGCCGAGGGCACCATGATCGCCGACGCGCTGCGCCGCGCGCACCTGGTCGACGGTGTGCCCTGGTCGCAGATGGCGGTGATCGTGCGGTCGGTGCCGCGGGTCGGCATCGCACTGGCCCGTGCCTTGACCGTGGCCGGTGTGCCGGTGCAGGAGAACGGCTCCGATGTGCCGGTCGCCCAGCACGCCGCGCCCGCGGCATTGTTGACGGTGCTCGAGGTGACCGCGGCTGGTCACCTCGACGCCGACAGCGCGGTGCAGTTGCTCACCGGCCCGATCGGCCGCGTCGACCCGGTCACCCTGCGCCAGTTGCGCCGCGCGCTGCGTCGCATCGACGGCTCCCAGCCGCCACGGGATTTCGGGGACCTGCTGGTCGACGCGATCGAGCACGAGCCCAAGGGACTGTCGGCCGAACACGCGCGGCCGCTGCGCCGGCTGCGGGCGGTGCTGACCGCCGCACGCCGCAGCGACGCCTCCGGCGCCGACCCGCGCTACACGCTGTGGCAGACCTGGCACGCCAGCGGGTTGCAGCGCCGGTGGCTGGCGGCCAGCGAGCGGGGCGGCAGCGTCGGCGCACAGGCCGACCGCGACCTCGACGCGGTCACGACGCTGTTCGACGTCGCCGACCAGTACGTCAACCGCACGGCGGGGGCGTCGCTGCGCGGCCTGGTCGACCATTTCAGCCGGCTGGGCGCCGCGGTGGCCACGGCCGAGTCGACCACACCCACCGAGGCCGTCGCGGTGTTCAGCGCCCACGGCGCGCTGTCGGGTGAATGGGATTTCGTGGTGATCGCCGGCCTGCAGGAAGGACTGTGGCCCAACATGATTCCGCGCGGCGGGGTGCTGGGCACACAGCATCTGGTCGACGTGCTCGACGGGGTGGCCGACATCGCCGGTCAGACGGTGTCGACGCGGGCCCCGCTGGTGGCCGAGGAGCGCCGCCTGCTGATGGCGGCGATGGGGCGGGCGCGGTCGCGGCTGTTGATCACCGCCGTCGACAGCGACACCGGCGACGAATCCCTGTTGCCGTCACCGTTCTGCGCCGAGGTCGCCGCGTGGGCCACCGAACCGGTGGCCGAGCCGCCGCTGGTCGCCCCGCGGGTGCTCGCCCCGTCGGCGCTCGTCGGCAGGCTGCGTGCGGTGGTGTGCGCACCCGACGGCGCGGTCGACGACGACGCACGTGCCTGCGCGGCAACACAACTGGCCCGGTTGGCGGCCGCTGGGGTGCCCGGTGCGGATCCCGCGCAATGGCATGCCATGACCCCGATGAGCACCGATGAACCGCTGTGGACTGAGCCCGGCCACGTGGTCACCCTGTCGCCGTCGACGCTGCAGATGCTCACCGACTGCCCGCTGCGCTGGCTGCTGGAGCGCCACGGCGGCGACGACGGGCGCGACGTGCGCTCGACCGTGGGTTCGCTGGTGCACGCGCTGGTCTCCGAACCGGGCAGGACCGAGAGCCAGCTGGTCAACGAGCTCGAAAAGGTGTGGGCCGAACTGCCGTTCGACGCACGGTGGTACGCGGACAACGAGCTCGCCCGCCACCGCGCCATGCTGGAGACCTTCACCCGCTGGCGCGAGGACACCCGCAGGCAGCTCACCGAGGTCGCCACCGAGATCCCCGTCGAGGGCATCGTCGTCGAACCCGGAGAGAACACGCCCGGCGTCAAGGTCCGCGGCCGGTTGGACCGGCTGGAGCGCGACGAGGCAGGCCGCCTCGTGGTGGTGGACCTCAAGACCGGCAAGAGCCCGGTGACCAAGGACGACGCGCAAAACCACGCGCAGCTAGCGATGTACCAACTCGCCGTCGCCGCAGGCTTGCTCGACCACGGCGACGAGCCCGGCGGCGGCAAGCTGGTCTATCTCGGCAAGGCCGGCGCGGCAGGCGCCACCGAACGCGAGCAGGATCCGCTCACCCCGGACAAACGCGCCGACTGGCTCGAGACGGTCGGTGGGGCCGCCGCCGCGACGGCCGGTCCGCAGTTCGTCGCGCGGGTCAACAGCGGGTGCGCCAACTGCCCGGTGCGCTCCAGCTGCCCGGCCCAGGGGAGTAGGGAGCGCCCGTGA
- a CDS encoding alpha/beta fold hydrolase: MSTDVLHVQRYGPPGAPRVLLIHGLTGHGQRWQTLATRYLPEVSILAPDLIGHGRSSWAAPWTIDANVAALASLLDRPTIVVGHSFGGALALNLSAAHPDLVSGLVLLDPAIGLDGEWMREVADDMLASPDYPDREEARLDKVNGSWGEVDAAEVERELDEHLVEVGDGRVGWRISIPAALSYWSELARPIVLPPKPIPTVLVRAKRCRPPYVSDALIHGLTERLGPKFTLVDWDCDHMVPQAKPAETAELIRQQLG, encoded by the coding sequence ATGTCAACCGACGTGCTGCATGTCCAACGTTACGGTCCCCCGGGCGCACCCCGGGTGCTGCTGATCCACGGTCTGACCGGTCACGGTCAACGCTGGCAGACCCTGGCCACCAGATATCTGCCCGAGGTGTCGATTCTCGCCCCCGATCTGATCGGCCACGGCCGGTCCTCGTGGGCGGCGCCATGGACGATCGACGCCAACGTCGCCGCCCTCGCCTCCCTACTGGATCGTCCGACGATCGTGGTGGGGCATTCGTTCGGCGGCGCCTTGGCGCTGAATCTGAGTGCCGCCCATCCGGATCTGGTGAGCGGTCTGGTGCTGCTCGACCCGGCGATCGGGCTGGACGGCGAGTGGATGCGCGAGGTCGCCGACGACATGCTGGCCTCGCCGGACTATCCGGACCGCGAGGAGGCCCGCCTGGACAAGGTCAACGGGTCGTGGGGCGAGGTGGATGCCGCCGAGGTCGAACGTGAACTCGACGAACACCTGGTCGAGGTGGGCGACGGGCGCGTCGGCTGGCGGATCAGCATCCCGGCCGCGTTGTCGTACTGGAGTGAGCTCGCGCGCCCGATTGTCCTGCCGCCCAAACCGATACCCACGGTCCTGGTGCGGGCGAAACGCTGCCGTCCACCGTACGTGTCCGACGCGCTGATCCACGGGTTGACCGAGCGGCTGGGCCCGAAGTTCACGCTTGTGGACTGGGACTGTGACCACATGGTGCCCCAGGCCAAGCCCGCCGAGACCGCCGAGCTGATCCGCCAACAGCTCGGCTGA
- a CDS encoding MGMT family protein: MARVTEEQVEAVRALVAAIPPGRVSTYGDIAEVVGLSSARIVGWVMRTDSSDLPWHRVVPASGRPAAHLATRQLERLRAEGVLATDGRIPLREYRHIF, translated from the coding sequence ATGGCGCGCGTCACCGAGGAGCAGGTGGAGGCGGTCCGCGCGCTGGTCGCGGCGATCCCGCCGGGCAGGGTGTCCACCTACGGCGACATCGCCGAGGTGGTCGGGCTCTCCAGTGCGCGCATCGTCGGCTGGGTGATGCGGACCGATTCCTCGGACCTGCCGTGGCATCGGGTGGTTCCCGCGTCGGGGCGGCCCGCTGCGCATCTGGCCACCCGCCAACTCGAACGTCTGCGCGCCGAGGGCGTTCTGGCGACCGACGGCCGTATCCCGTTGCGCGAGTACCGCCACATTTTCTAG
- a CDS encoding TIGR02569 family protein: MSVERPPEHVLAAFGLSGVRPVPLGASWEGGWRCGEVVLSMVADHARAAWSAKVRETLFVDGVRLARPVRSTDGRYVVAGWRADTFVAGTPEPRHDEVVSAAVRLHEATAKLERPRFLTQPPVAPWADVDVFIAADRAAWEERPLHSLPQGARVAPGSADGQRSIELINQLATLRKPTKSASQLVHGDLYGTVLFAGAAAPGITDITPYWRPASWAAGVVVVDALSWGDADDGLIERWDSLPEWPQMLLRALMFRLAVHALHPRSTAAAFPGLARTASLVRLIL, from the coding sequence GTGAGTGTGGAACGACCGCCGGAGCATGTGCTGGCGGCGTTCGGCCTGTCCGGGGTGCGCCCGGTACCGCTCGGCGCAAGCTGGGAGGGTGGCTGGCGCTGCGGCGAAGTTGTGTTGTCGATGGTCGCCGATCACGCCAGGGCGGCGTGGTCGGCGAAGGTCCGGGAGACGTTGTTCGTCGACGGTGTCCGCCTGGCGCGGCCGGTGCGGTCCACCGACGGACGTTATGTCGTCGCGGGTTGGCGCGCCGACACGTTCGTCGCCGGGACACCCGAACCGCGGCACGACGAAGTCGTCTCGGCGGCCGTGCGCCTGCACGAGGCCACGGCCAAGCTCGAGCGGCCCCGTTTCCTGACCCAACCGCCCGTCGCGCCGTGGGCCGACGTCGACGTGTTCATCGCCGCCGACCGTGCCGCGTGGGAGGAACGCCCGCTGCACTCGCTGCCGCAGGGCGCCAGGGTGGCACCGGGTTCCGCGGACGGCCAGCGGTCCATCGAGCTCATCAACCAGCTCGCGACGCTACGCAAGCCCACCAAGAGCGCCAGCCAGCTCGTGCACGGGGACCTTTACGGCACAGTGCTTTTCGCCGGTGCCGCCGCGCCGGGCATCACCGACATCACGCCCTACTGGCGCCCGGCGTCCTGGGCGGCCGGTGTCGTCGTGGTCGACGCGTTGTCATGGGGTGATGCCGACGACGGCCTCATCGAGCGCTGGGACTCGCTGCCGGAGTGGCCGCAGATGCTGTTGCGGGCGTTGATGTTCCGGCTCGCCGTGCATGCGCTGCATCCGCGTTCCACCGCGGCGGCCTTCCCCGGCCTTGCCCGCACGGCGTCGTTGGTCCGCCTGATCCTCTAG
- the moeZ gene encoding adenylyltransferase/sulfurtransferase MoeZ, with protein sequence MDVSLPPLVEPAAELTREEVGRYSRHLIIPDLGLDGQKRLKNAKVLVIGAGGLGSPTLLYLAAAGVGTIGIVEFDVVDESNLQRQIIHGQSDIGRSKAQSARDSIAEINPLVKVNLHEFRLEPDNAVDLFAQYDLILDGTDNFATRYLVNDAAVLAGKPYVWGSIYRFEGQVSVFWEDAPDGLGLNYRDLYPEPPPPGMVPSCAEGGVLGILCSSIASVMGTEAIKLITGIGEPLLGRLMVYDALDMTYRTIRIRKDPSTPKITELIDYEAFCGVVSDEAAAAAADATVTPHELKELLDSGKPLALIDVRERVEWDINHIEGAELIPKPTFESGAALAKLPTDRTPVFYCKTGVRSAEVLAIAKKAGFSDAMHLQGGIVAWGKQLEPDMVMY encoded by the coding sequence TTGGATGTGTCGTTACCGCCACTGGTTGAGCCGGCCGCCGAGCTCACCAGGGAGGAGGTGGGGCGCTACAGCCGGCACTTGATCATTCCCGACCTGGGATTGGATGGGCAGAAACGGCTCAAGAACGCCAAGGTCCTGGTGATCGGTGCGGGTGGTCTCGGCTCGCCCACACTGCTGTACCTGGCGGCCGCGGGTGTCGGCACCATCGGCATCGTCGAGTTCGACGTCGTCGACGAATCCAACCTGCAGCGTCAGATCATCCACGGCCAGTCCGACATCGGGCGGTCCAAGGCGCAGAGTGCGCGTGACTCGATCGCCGAGATCAACCCGCTGGTCAAGGTCAACCTGCACGAGTTCCGGCTGGAACCGGACAACGCCGTTGACCTGTTCGCCCAGTACGACCTGATCCTCGACGGCACCGACAACTTCGCCACCCGGTACCTGGTCAACGACGCGGCCGTGCTCGCGGGCAAGCCCTACGTGTGGGGTTCGATCTACCGGTTCGAGGGGCAGGTGTCGGTGTTCTGGGAGGACGCCCCCGACGGGCTGGGCCTCAATTATCGCGACCTCTACCCCGAGCCACCGCCACCGGGAATGGTGCCGTCGTGCGCCGAGGGCGGCGTGCTGGGCATCCTGTGCTCGTCGATCGCATCGGTGATGGGCACCGAGGCGATCAAGCTCATCACCGGCATCGGCGAACCGCTGCTGGGGCGGCTGATGGTGTACGACGCGCTCGACATGACCTACCGCACGATCCGTATCCGCAAGGATCCGTCGACGCCGAAGATCACCGAACTCATCGACTACGAGGCGTTCTGCGGCGTCGTCTCCGACGAGGCGGCCGCTGCGGCCGCCGATGCCACGGTCACCCCGCACGAGCTCAAGGAGCTGTTGGATTCCGGAAAGCCGTTGGCGCTGATCGACGTCCGCGAGCGCGTCGAGTGGGATATCAATCACATCGAGGGTGCCGAGCTGATCCCCAAACCGACCTTCGAGTCCGGCGCGGCGTTGGCCAAGCTGCCGACCGACCGCACGCCGGTGTTCTACTGCAAGACCGGCGTCCGCTCGGCCGAGGTTCTGGCGATCGCCAAGAAGGCCGGGTTCTCCGATGCGATGCACCTGCAGGGCGGCATCGTGGCGTGGGGGAAACAGCTCGAGCCCGACATGGTCATGTACTGA
- a CDS encoding DUF3152 domain-containing protein, with protein MTYDPGRRGGGHVPALRNEWREPLRAQRDPVAVESGRVRSNRDEHQRWRKQTWLGRFVSTYGWRAYALPVLIVLTVVVVYQTVTGTAAPPPAAETEGPVQGPPTLDVGTAIIGAPPKGLTQFDANLPTGILPAGGPFTEAGAKTWHIVPGTTPKIGEGTTKSFTYTVEVEDGLDTTSFGGDEGFARMVDETLANPKSWTHNGLFAFTRVDAGSGVNPDFRVSLTSPMTVRDGCGYDIQLEASCYNPSYNGNEARVFINEARWVRGAVPFQGDIGSYRQYVINHEVGHAIGYQRHEACPGNGDLAPIMMQQTFSTSNNDAAKFDPETVQGDGLTCRFNPWPYPIA; from the coding sequence GTGACCTACGACCCGGGACGTCGCGGGGGTGGCCATGTCCCGGCGCTGCGCAACGAATGGCGGGAGCCGCTGCGCGCACAACGTGATCCGGTCGCGGTCGAGTCCGGGCGCGTGCGGTCCAACCGGGATGAGCATCAGCGCTGGCGCAAACAGACCTGGCTCGGGCGGTTCGTCTCCACCTACGGCTGGCGGGCCTATGCCCTTCCGGTGCTGATCGTGCTCACAGTGGTGGTCGTCTACCAGACCGTCACCGGCACGGCGGCGCCGCCGCCCGCGGCAGAAACCGAGGGCCCGGTGCAGGGCCCGCCGACCCTCGACGTCGGCACCGCGATCATCGGCGCCCCGCCGAAGGGGCTTACGCAGTTCGACGCCAACCTGCCCACCGGCATCCTGCCCGCGGGTGGGCCGTTCACCGAGGCCGGCGCCAAGACCTGGCACATCGTGCCCGGCACCACCCCGAAGATCGGCGAGGGCACCACCAAGTCGTTCACCTACACCGTCGAGGTGGAGGACGGCCTGGACACCACATCCTTCGGCGGCGACGAAGGCTTCGCCCGCATGGTTGACGAGACCCTCGCCAACCCCAAGAGCTGGACCCACAACGGTCTGTTCGCGTTCACCCGCGTCGATGCGGGCAGCGGGGTGAATCCGGACTTCCGGGTGTCGCTCACCTCGCCGATGACCGTGCGCGACGGCTGTGGCTACGACATCCAGTTGGAGGCGTCCTGCTACAACCCGTCCTACAACGGCAACGAGGCCAGGGTCTTCATCAACGAGGCGCGTTGGGTGCGCGGCGCCGTGCCGTTCCAGGGCGACATCGGCTCCTACCGGCAGTACGTCATCAACCACGAGGTCGGGCATGCGATCGGCTACCAGCGCCACGAGGCGTGCCCCGGCAACGGCGATCTCGCGCCGATCATGATGCAGCAGACGTTCTCCACGTCCAACAACGACGCGGCCAAGTTCGACCCCGAAACCGTGCAGGGTGACGGCCTGACCTGCCGCTTCAACCCCTGGCCGTATCCCATCGCCTGA